The nucleotide sequence CCGTTGAGGCTACGAGCCGCTATAACCGCTAATTCTTTTTGATAGGGAATATAGTCTTCTACCATCAAAAGCGGCTTAGGGTCTCGATTACAGAGGGTTTCTAGCCCTAATGGATTATGGACAATAAAGGTTCCGTAACCATCGTAACCATGACGACGGGCTTTAGCCACCAAGGGAAAAACAAATCCGTTAGCGGTTATCACCTCCACAGGAGAAGTCGCACCCGGCTCAAGTGCCAGGAAATGCGGCATAGGTAGCCCAATTTGTTGAAGATAGCAACGCTGATGGTATTTATCGAGTAGAGGAGATAAGGCTTTTAAAGACGGAGAAAATCTAACCGTAGCTTCTAAGGGTTGAAGGGCTGCTAGATTAATAAATTCATTTTCAAAAGTAATCACATCACAACGGGTTGCCAGTTCTGCCGTTGCGGTGGCATCATCAATAGCGGCTAAAATCACATCAGTGGCGAGACTCACGGCTGGATCATCGGGGTGAGGGGTTTGAACGATCAGTTCTATTCCCAAAGCTTGCGCTTCACCTGCCATCATCCAGGCTAATTGTCCTCCACCGATCACACCAACTCGTTTACTCGCCATATAGTTTAATCACATCCTAAAGGATTAGCTTGACCAGAAAATTCAAGGAGTGTAAGCTTTAAATAGTAACCCTTTTACTATTTGGCTACTAGCAAGTTACTAGAGTCTAGTAAAAGGGTCAGCACATTGAAAAATCAATAGTTACAGCTACTATGGTACAGCAAAAATTGACATGGGCTTACCCCGACGTTCGGCTAGGAACCGACAAGGGAAACTTACGGCTACAGTTCTCTACTCGGGTATCTGAGAGGTACTTTGGGAAGAGACAAGTCTATAAGGGTTTACGCCGACCCAATACGCCAAATAACTACCAATGGGCAGTGGCTCTATGTGGCAGAATCCAAAGCGACTTAGACCATCCTGACAACCTCTTTGACCCTACCCTGGAAAAGTATCTAGGTGGAACAGTTATTAACTTTCCTAAGCAAAAAGAAGAACCTAAGCTAGGAGCTAGTTTTTCTAGCTTACGCTGAGAGGCTTTATAAGCTAGGGAAAATAATAGAAAGCACCTATCGGTCAAAGTACCTTATAAATAAACTAGGACTCATTAAGCCTTGGCTAGATGAACCAATTACCCGAGAATTAGCTGAGACAATTCTCTCTGAATTCAATAAGTCAACCAAGAACAAGAAAAACAAAATTGATTGCTTCTCTGTTCTAGTTAAACTTAGTGACTGGCTTATCGAAAAAGAGGAGTTAACCAAAAACCCTTTTAAGGGTTTAGAGGAGTCAATCAAACCCTCCAAAAGGTCTAAGACCAATGAGGAAGGAGACAGCTTAGGAGAGAATGATTATCGCTCTTTTACTGTTGAAGAAAGAGACTTAATCATTGAGTCTTTTTACAAGAGTAAGAGAATTGCTTGCAAGCAAATTGCTCCTTTAATTGAGTTTCTTTTCTTAACTGGCTGCCGTCCTTGTGAGGTCTATCCTATCACTTGGAATGACATTAAGTGGGATAAAAGAGTGATAGTTTTCTCTAAGTCCTATGAATCACGGTCGAAGGCATTAAGCAAGGGTAGAACCAAAAACGGAACTATCAGAACTTTCCCTTTTTATCCCAGACTTGAGCAACTACTACTAAGGCTTAGAGATGAGAGATTTAAAGGCGATAATAACGCTCTTGTTTTCAGTAAGAGCGACGGGAGACAGTTTTCTCGTAATGATATCGCTTTCTCTTGGCAAGGATACTCAAAAGCAAATGGAAAGCGTTTCATGGATTACCCTGGCATTGTGACTCAGTTAGCCAAGGAAGGGAAGATTACCCAATACTTGAAACCCTACTCTACTAGACACACTTTCATTAGCCTACAGGTGCTTGGGGCACTAAATAACCCCAACGATAAAACTAACTTTGTAGGGCAAATAAAGTACATCGCTGACCTTGTAGGTAATAGTGTGGAAACTATCCAGAAACACTACCTAGATAAGCCTAGAAACGCTGAACTATTAGATATATAATAGAACTAATAATATAGTGTTTTCTTAACAGAAACCCCCTAATCTGATGACGGATTAGGGGGTTTTTTTGTTGATTATTTTTTTCTCAAGGAGTGCTGAAAAATGGTTATCTGTGAGTCTTCTAGGAAACAGGGGTATTTAACGCGATATTGCCCAAGAACTTACTGCATAAGCGCGTGGCTCCTAAAACTTCATTGATATTGGCAGTGTACTAAAAGATAGTACACTCTGTCAAGACCCTAGAAATTATTTAATAAAATGTTAAAAAAAAATCATTGCTGTTATGTATCGATATCTGACCTCCCTCAACAGCAATGATAACCTCGCAAGGTTGACTATGGTTCTATTATAGTACCAACAAAACACCCTTAAAGACCTTAGCTTAAGAACATTTTATTGGCTTTAAAAACAGGCTATAGTCATTTACCTTTTAAGGTCTTAAGCAAAGGTTTAATTAGAGAACTTTCATTACTGATTGAGGGTTAATGCGTTCGCCATTCTTGATAATCTCAAAGTGTAGATGTGGCCCATAGGAATGACCCGTATTACCAGACCTCCCTATCATCTCCCCTCGTTTAACTTGTTGTCCAACTTTTACAGACACCCATGAAAGATGAGCGTAGCGGCTACTCATCTCCGGTGAGTGTTCAATCATGACGTGGTTACCCCATCCACCACCACAGTTATAATCGCCTACACGGCATAATTCAACAGATTCCCTCACTACGCCGCTTGCTATGGCATAGACATAGGTTCCCTGTGGGCAGGCTATATCGACTCCTTTGTGAAAACTGTTCCCCCTTTGCCCATAAGGTGAACTTATCCATCCCTCCCCTTTTGTTGGGGTAAAAAGACCTTTCTTAATAGTCTTATTTAGCTCTATCAAAGTGACAGCAGTCATTCTGCCTAGCTTAGTAGGAAATTCTAGGAAGTGTTCTTTTTTAAATCTGGCAAAAACTTTTTTAGTCTCCTCCCCGACAATCCCATCAACTATGCAGCCATAGCCACAGCAATTGAGATGTATTTGAATGCTCTTAATAAGTTCAATATCTTTGATTTCATCAATTTCTATTTCTCTAAGTGTTGGGGTTAATAATGTCCAGTCTTTAACGTAAAGCTCTAGGTTCATAATTATTTAATTTGACAGAATGTTTTGTAACATCATTAGTATATTATGATAAAGGTAGAATAGTAATTATGTACTTATTTAAAATGCTTATGAATTCACCATCGGAAACTACGAGTAACTTTTCACAAGGACAGCCTAGACCTAGAAGGTTTTCTGACACCTATATACCTGTTACCCTAGGCGCGACAAGCACTACATTAGTAGGACTTATGTTTTTAATGCAGTCAACTTTTACCCAGTATCAAGTCAATTCAGAGGCAAGAATGACAAAGCTTGAGACTAAAATTGAACTTTTAATTGAAGCCGTTCAGCAATTGCAAGGACATGAGGAAAGAGACTGGAAACGCTAAAGCAAATAGTCTTTTGTGAGGAGGGTTTTTTAAAATTAAAGCCTAAAGAAAGCCCTTCTCTAAGATGTACTTAACCCGCTTAAATCAAAATATTATTTAAGTAGTACAATCAAGTAAATATAACCAGTTTATTTGCATGAGGTTTAAATTATGACAGCCATCGTTATTGCTAACAACATCCCGTCTAATATAGCTACCCTAGAAAGCTTAATAGCTCATAATTTGTTGGCTTTAAAAGAAACAATAGGTGGACTAACTTTCAATTTAGATAATGGAGTTTATGCAGCACAGCCATATTGCACCTTCACTACTGGGGTAGCTTATAGCGGACAATCAATGATGCACTTTGACGTTTACTTGCCTTATGACCCCCAATTATGGGGTAATACGCTTAATAAAAAGTCTTGGCTCTATGTCAAAGAAATTTCTAGCAATGCTTACCCTTCTTCTTACAACAGCTAAAATCTATGGGCACATTTTGGGTTCCGAAAAAGACTTACTCATCTCCTCAACAACAACCCGCCATTGATGTACCTGCTGAAACTGTTTACGACGTTCCCAATAACTCGGGAGCGAGCGCAAATACATCAAGTGGTAGCTATTCTAGCGGCGGCTACTATGAGCATAACGGTGCAAAGTGGCCCAAGAATCCGCCGAATGAATGGAAGTGGGCAGAACCCGCACCACCAAACGCTCCAAAACTCCCTGGCGGAGAAAAAGCTTGGTGGAATAACCCTAAACCCTATGAAGGGCGCAACCCATACCAAAAACCAAATAAGTACCTTGAACCCGCCAAGGGAAATCCTTTTGAACCTGCCCCGACGGGAGGCGGTGGTGCTGGTGCAGGGGCAGTTGGTGCAGGGGCAGGAGCAGCAGCAGAGGCAGCAGGAGCAAGCGCGGCAGCAATCAGCGCGGCAGCAGCAGCAGCTACTTTTGCGGCGGCAAGTATCGCTCCTCTGCCCTGGCTTCCCCCGCTTACTAGCGATGACAAGGAAAAAGCGGCTATCGCCAACGCCAAGGCGGCACAGCAGGCTAAAAATAGCGGAGTGGCTCACCTAGAGCCAGCTAAAACGTATCCCACAATGGGTGTCCCTCCTACAGCAGGGATGAGAGAGGGTGTACAGTATGTTGTTACCTTTGAGCATGGCGGACTAGACCACCCATCGGGCAATGTTCTTTATACTCAAACAAATTCTGCTGTCCTGCCCGGACCCATTAAAGGAGAGGGAACTCTTGACCCTAGTAACTCTGATGCTCACTATGGGATTTTGTATGGTGACAACCAACTTAAGGGGTATTACCTTAATTACCAATTAGGGATTGCCTACTATAAAAAGACCATATTTTTTAAAATCACTAGCATCACTAGAGCCGATGGTCAACCTGATACTGACCCCAACAGCCAACCCATTATCTACAACTACACCACCAATAACACCTATAACACCACTTACGTAACGAACAATGCTACCAATTACGCTAACGATTCCCCGGGTAAACCATCCCCATCTAGCAGTCAGGCATTAAAGCCGCAATCTAAGCCTTTAACTAGCACAAACTCTCAAACGACTGGGTTACCTGAAACGGCTACACCGCCGCAACCCTGGACTATTCCATCTTGGCATCCAGGGAACACTGACAACCCCTTTCAGCAGCCCCAAGACACCCCAGAGCCTCAAAGGCTTCCATCGGTTCAACCGTCAAAGTTCCCAGGTCAAAGCTTTCCCACTGCACAACCAACAACAGAAACCAAGGATAAGCCTAAAAAGTTTGAGGGATTGCCTCAAGGGTTCGTCCCCCTTGTGCCCAAACCAGAGCTTCAAAACCAAACGGAACAGAAAACTGGTACACCGGAGCAGAAGCCAACAAGTGATACTGATACCAAATACGAGAACCCGTCGGAGTACACCCCAAGTCAACAAATGGGGCAATGTTGCGGCTCACTCAGCACTCAAAACGCTAACAACAGCAAAAAAATTGATGATGTAGATAGTAAGTTAGCTAAAACTAATACTTTGCTTAGTGGGCTTGACTTTAGTGGGATAGCCGAAATTAGAGCAAAGCTTGAGGCTATGGATGCCTGGCAGAAGGCTAAACAGGTGCTTTTATGGAAGTATCTCCTATTCATGAGAGTTATAGCTATTCTCACTTTTGCCGCCACCGTCCATAACGCCTTGATGCTCACTCGGTCTATAGGAGATAGTCTGGTTTATGCCCTTAATAATGTCCTTACTTTGTTTGGCATCAAGGATGCTGATGAAGTAGAGAAAGGCATTAGCGAAGCTATCGGCAAAACCATAGAAGCAACCGTCAAGACAATTATTGGCGAGGCAAACTACGCCTCTATGAGCGCAGGTTGGAAAAAACTCTCAACTATCTACAATAGTGCTACTAGGGTTGTTCAACTGCTAGGTGATAGCCTCTATGGAATAGCGGAAGGAATAGAGATTGTCGCCAAGTACACGGGTAAACTTGGAAATGCCCTAGAGAGGTCTGGGACTATCATAGAAGGCATCGCAGGACGTTTCTCGGAGTTATTTACCTTCAAAATTGGTAGGCTAGGGGCTATATCTCGGGTTCTAGAGAAGGGACAAGAAATGGCATCAGACTTAGAACAAATCACCTCTGAGGCTGTACAAGTTGCCGAGAATTGTAATGAAATTAAAAAAGAGATTAACACCATTAAAGGTCAAATAGACACCGATGAAAAGGCAAAAGAAACCGAAAAGAATGCTGCTAAAACGGCATCACAAGGAACTAACATTACTCAAGCTAATTTGGTAAAACCTGCCCCGACTGAGTAGTATAATAATGGTGTATTGAACTCCTTTTTATGTAGTGAGTGAGGAATATTTTAAAAATGGCTCTACCCGAAAACTTTAATAGTTGGAAACATCTACAAGATACCCTTAGAAAAGTCCATAACAGGCTAGTTAAGGATGAGTTTTCAGATGTTGAAGATGAGCCTGATTTAAATGTCCCTCGCTCCTCTTTAAAGCTTGCTTGCACCATGCAGGACTCCGATACTAGCGATATGACTGTTGCTAGAATGCTCTTTTTTCTCTTCGAGTATGGATGGGCTTATGAACAATTAGAGCCTTATTATGGACTTCCTACAGAAGAGGTTCAAAGCAATCTGAAGTTTAGACCAATACTCATTTTAAGGTTTAAAGAAGATGCCTCCGATGCTTTTGAAAATGGCTATTACCCATTAAAAAGCACCGTTAAAATTAGATTAGTTAAAGAGACAAGCACCACTTTAACTAGAACAGAGTGTCTAAGATTAGCAGAAAGAGTTAAAGCTGAATTATGCAGTGGCAATGGGTTTAAATTTAAGAGAGGCAAAGAACTTTATACCTACAAGGACGTTGAACACGGGCTAGACTATCAGCTTTATGTCTGGGATAAAGCCACTGCTAAGGACGTTATAGAAAAATGTAACTCTGTCCTCGAATTGCCTCATAATTGGTCTAATTTGTTCTCTCATGTACCAGAGGAGCCAACAGAGAATTACCCCACCAATCCCGGCACACAGAGGATTTTAGGGGAGCAAGAAAAAAAACCTAGGAAGCGTCCTGTAGGCTACGTTCGCTTTAATCAGGCAGAAATCTATATACACGGCAGAAAATACAATTTAGTTCTCATCAATCGGCAAAATAAAACCAAAAGAGCCATCCTGTCAGCGTGATGTAATTAACTGACCCTAAAGGGGTAGCACGGCAATTAAAGGACATAATTAAGCACTAATATGAAGTAGTTAAACCATTTTCTAAAAAAATTATGCCGAATCGTAGAAGTAGGTACAGCAGGATTATTGGCGGAGAAAGGGGAGCCGAAGCGGCTACAGCCCTATGTACTTGGATTCAGGAAAAAAGCAAAACCCTTAAAGACCACCAAAGCAAGAATAAGGGGAAAAATAGACCAGCCGTTAAATTTGCATTAGTTCGGCTATTTCAATGGGGTATTTCGCCCACAGACAAAGAAAATGACACTCCCGACGGGAAAGGAGGGAGAGTTAGTTATGTCCCAGAAACTTATACTAAATATGCTCAAACAGATATAAGAACAGGGACTAAGTTTGAGAATCTCATGCACCCCTATCAAGATAATGGGGATGCTCCTAGCGGTTGGAGTACACAGCCAAAAGGGGACGCTACGCCTGCTAAGGCGATAATTACCAGTGGCAGGAGTGGGACTGGTACTACCAAGGTAAGCCACGTAACTAAGCTCAACTGGACTGACTACGGCGGTACTAGCGCGAGCCTTCCTTTTGGGGTTCCCACCACTGCCACTGGAGCCGTGCAAACTCCCCCGAGTGGACACGTCAACACAGAAATAGATGTCTTTAGAAACATTAAGACAAAAATTCAAGCGACTGGTACAAATATCCTAGTAACCCACCGTCAAGAAGGACTCATGACAGAATAGGATTACTTATGAATGCAGACAGATTGAACGATATCCTTTATGTTTGTCTCTACCCTGCTGAGTATGACAACCCCGAGGAGTTTCTAGCTGATGCCGATGACAGAATAGAAAGGCAAAAGCTTCTAGAGAAAGCTCTTAGGGGTGAAGCCTCAATAGAGGATTTGGCTGACTGCCTAAACGACCAAGGCTTTAACCCTGATGACTGGCTTGATAACGCTACTAGAAACTTAGAGGTCTTATGCTCCAACCTCTCCCGATACCCCCTGATACAGAGCTAGACTTTAGTGGCAGTCACTGGCAACTGAGCTATAGCCAAACTTTCAACGCCGACCCCGATGCTCTCAACCCTAGCCGCTACACCCCTATGGAGGAAAAATGGCTAGGGTCTTTTTCTTCTCCTGTCTTGCTCGTTCGGGTGACCACCACTAACCAGAATAGCCGCTATGCTGGCAAGCTTAAACAGTTTTATGATTCCGGCCCGACAGGTTACGCTTATGCCACCTCAAGAAGGTTATGGCTTGGAACCCAAATTATCCGTTACCCGCAAGATGTGGGCAATAGCTTCTATCTCTCTTTACTGCCCGACCAATGGAAGTCTAGCCTATCTATCCTGATTTACTCGTATGTGAATTAAGGGCATAATTTAAGGTCTTATTTCACTTATGACCACATTCCCCGGTGACTAAGTGGTAAACAAGGGTTGAGCTTACTCAAACTGAAAGGCTCCTTGTGCCCAGTGGTTACTGGAGTCAAACAAATATTAGCCATTATTGAAAGTCCGCAAAGGCAAGTAAACTTATTTACCCAGCATTCCAAAAGCGCATAAGCCATCT is from Gloeothece verrucosa PCC 7822 and encodes:
- a CDS encoding 5-(carboxyamino)imidazole ribonucleotide synthase produces the protein MASKRVGVIGGGQLAWMMAGEAQALGIELIVQTPHPDDPAVSLATDVILAAIDDATATAELATRCDVITFENEFINLAALQPLEATVRFSPSLKALSPLLDKYHQRCYLQQIGLPMPHFLALEPGATSPVEVITANGFVFPLVAKARRHGYDGYGTFIVHNPLGLETLCNRDPKPLLMVEDYIPYQKELAVIAARSLNGEVKIYPVVETIQVEAVCRRVMVPALIEPEISREIEQMTRQILEQLEIVGVLGLELFLTQEGKILVNEIAPRTHNSGHYTLDACLTSQFAIQLQAVTGLPLGSIGLKSSGAAMVNLLGYEYSHQDYQSKRDQIASIPHTYLHWYGKTESRPGRKLGHVTVLTNKNWGEESVQAAQEKLLQTVKQIEQIWYF
- a CDS encoding methyl-accepting chemotaxis protein → MGTFWVPKKTYSSPQQQPAIDVPAETVYDVPNNSGASANTSSGSYSSGGYYEHNGAKWPKNPPNEWKWAEPAPPNAPKLPGGEKAWWNNPKPYEGRNPYQKPNKYLEPAKGNPFEPAPTGGGGAGAGAVGAGAGAAAEAAGASAAAISAAAAAATFAAASIAPLPWLPPLTSDDKEKAAIANAKAAQQAKNSGVAHLEPAKTYPTMGVPPTAGMREGVQYVVTFEHGGLDHPSGNVLYTQTNSAVLPGPIKGEGTLDPSNSDAHYGILYGDNQLKGYYLNYQLGIAYYKKTIFFKITSITRADGQPDTDPNSQPIIYNYTTNNTYNTTYVTNNATNYANDSPGKPSPSSSQALKPQSKPLTSTNSQTTGLPETATPPQPWTIPSWHPGNTDNPFQQPQDTPEPQRLPSVQPSKFPGQSFPTAQPTTETKDKPKKFEGLPQGFVPLVPKPELQNQTEQKTGTPEQKPTSDTDTKYENPSEYTPSQQMGQCCGSLSTQNANNSKKIDDVDSKLAKTNTLLSGLDFSGIAEIRAKLEAMDAWQKAKQVLLWKYLLFMRVIAILTFAATVHNALMLTRSIGDSLVYALNNVLTLFGIKDADEVEKGISEAIGKTIEATVKTIIGEANYASMSAGWKKLSTIYNSATRVVQLLGDSLYGIAEGIEIVAKYTGKLGNALERSGTIIEGIAGRFSELFTFKIGRLGAISRVLEKGQEMASDLEQITSEAVQVAENCNEIKKEINTIKGQIDTDEKAKETEKNAAKTASQGTNITQANLVKPAPTE
- a CDS encoding M23 family metallopeptidase produces the protein MNLELYVKDWTLLTPTLREIEIDEIKDIELIKSIQIHLNCCGYGCIVDGIVGEETKKVFARFKKEHFLEFPTKLGRMTAVTLIELNKTIKKGLFTPTKGEGWISSPYGQRGNSFHKGVDIACPQGTYVYAIASGVVRESVELCRVGDYNCGGGWGNHVMIEHSPEMSSRYAHLSWVSVKVGQQVKRGEMIGRSGNTGHSYGPHLHFEIIKNGERINPQSVMKVL
- a CDS encoding tyrosine-type recombinase/integrase; the protein is MEFLFLTGCRPCEVYPITWNDIKWDKRVIVFSKSYESRSKALSKGRTKNGTIRTFPFYPRLEQLLLRLRDERFKGDNNALVFSKSDGRQFSRNDIAFSWQGYSKANGKRFMDYPGIVTQLAKEGKITQYLKPYSTRHTFISLQVLGALNNPNDKTNFVGQIKYIADLVGNSVETIQKHYLDKPRNAELLDI